The following are encoded in a window of Mustela nigripes isolate SB6536 chromosome 1, MUSNIG.SB6536, whole genome shotgun sequence genomic DNA:
- the LOC132009890 gene encoding olfactory receptor 5M3-like, which translates to MLNFTDVTEFILLGLTSRQEWQVLFFIIFLMVYVVTVVGNIGMIMLIKVSPQLNSPMYFFLSHLSFVDVWFSSNVTPKMLENLLSDTKTISYAGCLVQCFFFIALVHVEVFILAVMAFDRYMAIGKPLLYGSKMSRAVCMRLISFPYVYGFLTSLAATLWTYGMSFCGNIEINHFYCADPPLIKMACAGTLVKEYTMTILGDINVTYSLAVVIISYLFILIAILRMHSAEGRRKAFSTCGSHLTAVIIFYGTLIFMYLRSPTEESVEQGKMVAVFYTTVIPMLNPMIYSLRNKGVKEAMNKVIRRTCLTK; encoded by the coding sequence ATGCTCAATTTCACCGATGTGACAGAGTTTATTCTTTTGGGACTAACCAGTCGTCAGGAATGGCAAGTCCTcttcttcatcatttttcttaTGGTCTATGTGGTCACCGTGGTAGGCAATATTGGCATGATCATGTTAATTAAGGTCAGTCCACAGCTTAATAgccccatgtactttttcctcagTCATTTGTCATTTGTGGATGTCTGGTTTTCTTCCAATGTGACCCCCAAAATGTTGGAAAATCTGTTATCAGACACAAAAACTATTTCTTATGCCGGTTGTTTGGTACAGTGTTTCTTCTTCATTGCCCTCGTCCATGTAGAAGTTTTTATTCTTGCTGTGATGGCCTTTGATAGGTACATGGCAATTGGGAAACCTCTGCTTTATGGCAGCAAAATGTCTAGAGCTGTCTGTATGCGACTGATTTCTTTCCCTTATGTATATGGTTTTCTGACTAGTCTGGCTGCAACCCTGTGGACATATGGCATGTCCTTTTGTGGGAATATTGAGATCAATCACTTCTACTGTGCGGACCCACCTCTCATCAAAATGGCATGTGCTGGGACTCTAGTAAAAGAATATACGATGACCATTCTTGGAGACATCAATGTGACATATTCTCTggctgtggtgatcatttcatatcTGTTCATTCTCATTGCCATTCTACGGATGCACTCAGCGGAAGGGAGGCGGAAGGCCTTTTCCACCTGTGGCTCCCACTTGACAGCGGTCATCATATTTTATGGGACTCTCATATTCATGTATCTCAGGAGCCCCACAGAAGAGTCTGTGGAGCAGGGAAAAATGGTTGCTGTGTTTTACACCACAGTGATCCCCATGCTGAATCCCATGATCTACAGTCTGAGGAACAAGGGTGTGAAAGAAGCCATGAACAAAGTGATCAGGAGAACatgtttaacaaaataa
- the LOC132009906 gene encoding LOW QUALITY PROTEIN: olfactory receptor 5M8-like (The sequence of the model RefSeq protein was modified relative to this genomic sequence to represent the inferred CDS: deleted 3 bases in 2 codons) produces MRRRNFTSVTEFILLGLTSHLELQIVLFLLFLAIYMVTVAGNVGMIVLIQVNAQLHKPMYFFLSHLSFVDLCFSSNVTPQMLEILSEKEFISYSACLVQCYFFIALVHVEMYILAVMAFDRYMAICNPLLYGSKMSKSVCTTLITGPYVYGALTGLMETMWTYNLSFCGPSEISHFYCADPPLIKLACSDTSNKELSMFVVAGYNLSFSLLIILISYVYIFPTMLRICSTEARHKSFSTCGSHLTAVTILYVTLFFICLRCPSKESVEQSKMVAVFYTTVIPMLNPRIYSLRNKDVKEALTKELLIKQRFS; encoded by the exons ATGAGGAGGAGAAATTTCACCTCAGTGACTGAGTTCATTCTCCTTGGACTCACCAGTCACCTGGAACTGCAGATTGTCCTCTTCCTGCTGTTTCTGGCCATTTACATGGTCACAGTCGCAGGGAATGTTGGCATGATTGTCCTCATCCAGGTCAATGCCCAGCTCCACAAacccatgtactttttcctgaGCCACTTGTCCTTTGTGGATCTGTGCTTCTCTTCC AATGTGACTCCCCAAATGCTGGAGATCTTGTCGGAGAAGGAATTCATTTCCTATTCTGCTTGTCTGGTGCAGTGTTACTTCTTTATCGCCTTGGTCCACGTGGAGATGTACATCCTGGCTGTGATGGCCTTTGATCGGTACATGGCCATCTGCAACCCTCTGCTGTATGGCAGCAAGATGTCCAAGAGTGTGTGCACCACCCTCATCACAGGGCCTTATGTGTATGGGGCACTCACAGGCCTCATGGAGACCATGTGGACCTACAACCTCTCCTTCTGTGGCCCCAGTGAAATTAGCCACTTCTACTGTGCTGACCCACCACTAATTAAGCTGGCCTGTTCTGACACTTCCAACAAGGAGCTGTCAATGTTTGTTGTGGCTGGATAtaacctttccttttctctgctcaTCATCTTGATttcttatgtttatatttttcctaCTATGCTGAGGATTTGTTCCACAGAAGCCAGGCACAAATCTTTCTCTACCTGTGGCTCCCATCTCACAGCTGTC ACCATACTCTATGTGACCCTTTTCTTCATATGTCTCAGATGTCCCTCAAAGGAATCTGTGGAACAAAGTAAAATGGTAGCTGTATTTTATACAACGGTCATCCCCATGTTGAACCCTAGGATTTATAGCCTTAGGAATAAGGATGTGAAAGAAGCATTGACCAAAGAgttgttaataaaacaaagattttcttaG